The following proteins are co-located in the Oncorhynchus gorbuscha isolate QuinsamMale2020 ecotype Even-year linkage group LG22, OgorEven_v1.0, whole genome shotgun sequence genome:
- the sdr39u1 gene encoding epimerase family protein SDR39U1: MRVLIGGGSGFVGRELTCLLKNKGHEVTIISRQPGLGKITWGELESGGLPPCEAAVNLSGENLMNPLRWWNEGYRKDLFSSRVDTTTILSQAIAGSPSPPHAWVLVTGVACYKPSLTAQYTEDSEWTPFDLLSRLVKEWEWAGRLPENIAQNTRQVVIRPGVVLGRDGGAMKQMMTPFWLGLGGTLGSGRQPFPWIHVSDLAGIIAHALVPSPDTPSSAVPQVFNGVAPALNTNYEFTKELGRVLRRPTVFPVPGFVIDALMGSERAIVLTQGQKVEPKRTLESGFQYQYPDLSSALKEIVGS, from the exons ATGAGAGTGTTAATAG GAGGAGGATCTGGGTTTGTGGGAAGAGAGCTGACTTGTTTACTCAAGAACAAAGGTCATGAAGTCACAATAATATCTCGACAGCCAGGTCTGGGAAAGATCACATGG GGTGAATTGGAGTCTGGTGGCCTCCCACCATGTGAGGCTGCTGTCAATCTGTCTGGGGAGAATCTTATGAACCCACTGCGATG GTGGAATGAGGGTTATAGGAAGGATCTGTTCTCCAGTCGGGTTGACACAACCACAATTCTGTCTCAAGCAATTGCTGGGTCCCCCAGTCCCCCTCATGCTTGGGTCCTTGTCACAGGTGTAG CATGTTATAAACCCAGTCTAACAGCTCAGTACACAGAAGACAGTGAGTGGACGCCATTTGACCTCCTGTCAAGACTGGTGAAGGAATGGGAGTGGGCGGGGCGTCTTCCTGAAAACATTGCACAGAATACCAGACAAGTAGTAATCAGACCAG GGGTAGTACTGGGCCGTGATGGTGGGGCCATGAAGCAGATGATGACTCCTTTCTGGCTAGGCCTTGGAGGCACGTTGGGGTCTGGCAGACAACCATTCCCCTGGATCCATGTCTCTGACCTGGCTGGAATCATCGCTCATGCCCTGGTGCCCTCTCCCGACACCCCCTCCTCTGCTGTCCCTCAAGTGTTTAACGGTGTCGCCCCAGCACTGAACACCAATTACGAGTTCACCAAAGAGCTGGGCCGGGTTCTGAGGAGACCCACTGTCTTCCCTGTGCCTGGATTTGTCATTGATGCCCTAATGGGTTCAGAGAGAGCCATAGTGCTAACCCAGGGTCAGAAAGTAGAACCCAAGAGGACTCTGGAGTCAGGCTTTCAGTACCAGTACCCAGACCTGAGCTCTGCCCTGAAGGAGATTGTTGGGAGCTAG